In bacterium, a single window of DNA contains:
- a CDS encoding DNA polymerase: MTKTEKTKEKKDKSKSKTLVLLDSHAIIHRGYHALPDFATSKGVPTGALYGLSSMLIGIIEKFNPDYIVACYDLPQPTYRHEAYKDYKAGRKKSDGELVEQIKLSRKIFENFNIPAYDKAGFEADDMLGTIVEQTKDNHNLKIIIASGDMDTLQLVRDKEVQVFTLKKGIKDTVTYDEDAVVERFGFLPKYLPDYKGLRGDPSDNIIGISGIGEKTATTLISHFKTVENIYKTLNKGKTGERDEKGIAEIKKLGITDRIIDLLVNGEDEAIFSKMLATIRRDAPIKFELPEQAWKESFDIKKAQQVFDEFEFRVLGARLNNIIERNNGTQVEGQVSGQSNGVVVVSKKKADLIVEKEEEEEGITEEQKKKVCIALWVLNSSLTNPSYDDVMRYSKSKKYADIEKYLLSEIEKQGLTKVLKDIEWPLIPVVEKMEEDGILIDKKYLKKLSEDYHVELARLEKEIWEMAGREFNVDSPKQLGVVIFEEMNLGEGLGAKRLKKTASGARSTKESELEKMKGVHPIIDKILEYRELAKLLSTYIDPLPKLTDSKDRLHAKFLQAGTTTGRMSSQSPNLQNIPIKTELGRRVRGGFIAEKGHVLLSFDYSQIELRIAAIMTEDKNLIDIFKKGHDVHTGVASKVFGVEESEVTKEMRRKAKVINFGILYGMGVNALKTNLGGTKEEAQTFYNEYFKTFVGVAEFIENTKKFAEQNGYTETLFGRRRYFEGIRSKLPFIRAAAERMAINAPLQGTSADIIKIAMRNVYDLINDSKNKEIFGKVKMLLQVHDELVFEVEDNKEFIKKVSKKIQDHMQDILSDSQSKGVPLVTSANIGMNWGEMSAIEDFINDSK, translated from the coding sequence ATGACAAAAACAGAAAAAACAAAAGAGAAAAAAGATAAAAGTAAGTCTAAGACGCTAGTCTTACTAGACTCGCACGCAATAATACATCGTGGTTATCATGCACTCCCTGATTTTGCTACATCAAAAGGTGTTCCAACTGGAGCACTTTATGGATTATCATCAATGTTAATTGGAATAATAGAAAAGTTTAATCCAGATTATATTGTTGCATGTTATGACCTTCCTCAACCAACATACAGACATGAGGCTTATAAAGATTATAAAGCCGGCAGAAAAAAGAGTGATGGAGAATTGGTTGAGCAAATAAAGCTATCTCGGAAAATTTTTGAGAATTTTAATATTCCCGCATATGACAAAGCGGGTTTTGAAGCCGATGATATGCTTGGAACTATTGTTGAACAAACAAAAGACAATCATAATCTTAAAATTATTATTGCATCAGGAGATATGGACACACTTCAACTTGTTCGTGATAAAGAAGTTCAAGTTTTCACGCTAAAGAAAGGAATTAAAGATACTGTAACTTACGATGAGGATGCTGTTGTTGAAAGATTTGGTTTTCTTCCAAAATATTTGCCTGACTATAAAGGTTTAAGAGGCGATCCATCAGATAATATTATTGGAATTTCTGGAATTGGAGAAAAGACAGCAACAACTTTAATTTCTCATTTTAAAACTGTAGAGAATATATATAAAACATTAAATAAAGGTAAAACAGGGGAGAGAGATGAGAAGGGTATTGCTGAAATAAAGAAGCTGGGAATTACAGACAGAATCATTGATTTACTTGTTAATGGTGAAGATGAAGCTATATTCAGTAAAATGCTTGCGACAATCAGGCGGGATGCTCCAATTAAGTTTGAATTACCAGAACAAGCATGGAAGGAGTCATTTGATATTAAAAAAGCACAACAAGTTTTTGATGAATTTGAATTTAGAGTTCTTGGTGCTCGACTTAATAATATAATAGAAAGGAATAACGGAACACAAGTAGAAGGGCAAGTTTCTGGACAAAGTAATGGAGTAGTTGTTGTATCTAAGAAAAAAGCTGATTTGATTGTAGAAAAAGAAGAAGAGGAAGAGGGAATTACAGAAGAACAAAAGAAAAAAGTTTGTATCGCTTTATGGGTTCTAAATTCCAGTCTAACAAACCCATCTTATGATGATGTTATGAGATACTCAAAATCTAAGAAATACGCAGATATTGAGAAATATCTTTTGTCAGAGATTGAAAAACAAGGTTTAACCAAAGTCTTGAAAGATATTGAATGGCCACTAATTCCTGTTGTGGAAAAGATGGAAGAAGATGGAATATTGATTGATAAAAAATATCTTAAAAAATTATCTGAAGATTATCATGTCGAACTAGCAAGGCTAGAAAAAGAGATTTGGGAAATGGCTGGTAGAGAATTCAATGTTGATTCACCAAAACAATTAGGTGTTGTTATTTTTGAGGAAATGAATCTTGGGGAAGGCTTGGGAGCAAAACGTTTGAAAAAGACAGCTTCAGGGGCAAGATCAACAAAAGAATCAGAGTTAGAGAAAATGAAGGGGGTACATCCAATAATCGATAAGATTCTTGAATACAGAGAGTTGGCAAAACTTTTGTCTACATATATTGATCCTTTGCCAAAACTAACTGATTCTAAAGACAGGCTACATGCTAAGTTTTTACAAGCTGGTACAACAACAGGTAGAATGTCATCCCAGAGTCCAAATCTACAGAATATTCCAATAAAAACTGAATTAGGCCGCAGAGTTAGAGGTGGATTTATTGCAGAAAAAGGTCATGTATTACTTTCTTTTGATTATTCCCAAATTGAATTAAGAATAGCCGCTATAATGACGGAGGATAAAAATCTGATCGATATTTTTAAGAAAGGTCACGATGTACACACTGGAGTTGCATCAAAAGTTTTTGGAGTAGAAGAATCTGAGGTTACAAAAGAAATGAGAAGAAAAGCAAAGGTTATTAACTTTGGAATACTTTATGGAATGGGAGTAAATGCACTTAAAACTAATTTAGGTGGAACAAAGGAAGAGGCTCAAACTTTTTACAATGAATATTTTAAGACCTTTGTTGGTGTTGCTGAATTTATAGAGAATACAAAAAAGTTTGCTGAGCAGAATGGTTACACAGAGACTCTGTTTGGAAGAAGAAGATACTTTGAGGGTATAAGGTCCAAGTTGCCTTTTATTAGGGCTGCAGCGGAGCGTATGGCCATCAATGCACCCCTTCAGGGAACATCTGCTGACATTATTAAGATCGCTATGCGCAATGTTTACGATTTAATAAATGATTCAAAGAATAAGGAAATATTTGGTAAGGTAAAAATGTTATTACAGGTTCATGACGAACTTGTTTTTGAAGTAGAGGATAACAAGGAGTTTATTAAAAAAGTTTCAAAGAAGATTCAGGATCATATGCAGGACATACTATCAGATAGTCAATCAAAAGGTGTACCTCTTGTTACATCTGCTAATATTGGTATGAATTGGGGAGAGATGAGTGCAATTGAAGACTTTATTAATGATTCAAAATAA
- a CDS encoding Fic family protein, protein MTISKKLETIQKALCLTQSKLAEKVGVSFPSLNSWMSGKSIPRSKNSKIIEDLFLEVTGQKQIPEENLQRKKRILLYKTLGYKSVLREVLNNPDIRDQFVLKLTYHSNSIEGSTLTESNTASIIFNDIALANKSLVEHLEAKNHQTALLYIFDYLNKGQKIDENLILKLHSILMNGIRPDAGVYRNHTVRIVGVHLPTSNYMSIQKNISELISFAEKVLSKNKPDIIFLISRFHSRFEQIYPFSDGNGRVGRLLMNAFLLNFNIAPAIIRQEKKQLYYTYLYKSQTKDDYSQFEDYVCDAIMDGFMVLEREDTVW, encoded by the coding sequence ATGACAATATCTAAAAAACTAGAAACAATTCAAAAAGCCTTATGTTTAACACAATCCAAACTTGCTGAAAAAGTTGGGGTGTCTTTTCCTTCGTTAAATAGTTGGATGTCTGGTAAAAGTATTCCAAGATCCAAAAATAGTAAAATTATTGAGGATTTATTTCTGGAAGTTACGGGTCAAAAGCAAATCCCAGAAGAAAATTTACAAAGAAAGAAGCGTATACTCCTTTATAAAACCTTAGGGTATAAAAGTGTGTTACGTGAAGTCTTAAACAACCCTGATATTAGAGATCAATTTGTTCTTAAGCTTACCTATCATAGTAATAGTATTGAAGGTAGCACCCTAACTGAATCGAACACAGCCTCGATTATTTTTAACGATATTGCTCTAGCAAACAAAAGTCTTGTTGAGCACTTGGAAGCAAAAAACCATCAGACTGCATTGTTGTATATCTTTGACTATTTAAATAAGGGACAAAAAATAGATGAAAATTTAATACTTAAACTACATAGTATTTTAATGAATGGTATTAGGCCTGATGCTGGAGTATATAGAAATCACACCGTTAGAATTGTTGGTGTTCATTTACCAACTTCAAATTACATGAGTATTCAGAAGAATATTAGCGAACTTATAAGTTTTGCCGAAAAGGTGTTAAGCAAGAACAAGCCGGATATTATTTTTCTAATATCAAGATTTCATAGTAGATTTGAACAAATATACCCCTTCTCTGATGGAAACGGGAGGGTTGGAAGATTATTAATGAATGCTTTCCTTCTTAATTTTAATATTGCCCCAGCCATTATAAGGCAAGAGAAAAAACAACTTTATTATACTTACTTGTATAAGTCTCAAACAAAAGATGATTATAGTCAATTTGAGGACTACGTTTGTGATGCAATAATGGATGGATTTATGGTTCTGGAGAGGGAGGACACAGTTTGGTAA
- a CDS encoding TrmH family RNA methyltransferase, whose product MSIIKHNNELEGPETVVKASKKPNFDVVVVLPDIRSAHNVGSVFRTSDAAGVNNIYISGYSPTPLNKFNRPQPEIAKTALGAEKSIPWKYFESHTSMLNSLKKDGFKIVAVEQTKDSVSYKNLNLIDFLDGGKKVAFIFGNEVDGLPKKILSKVDICVELPMKGMKESLNVSVTAGIVLFQYLV is encoded by the coding sequence ATGTCTATTATTAAACACAATAATGAGTTAGAAGGCCCAGAAACAGTGGTCAAAGCTTCAAAAAAGCCTAATTTTGATGTAGTTGTTGTTTTGCCTGACATAAGAAGCGCTCATAATGTTGGTTCTGTTTTTAGAACATCAGATGCGGCTGGGGTGAATAATATATATATATCTGGTTATTCTCCGACCCCATTAAATAAGTTTAATAGACCTCAGCCTGAAATTGCAAAAACAGCATTGGGTGCAGAAAAGAGTATTCCTTGGAAATATTTTGAGAGTCATACTTCAATGTTAAATAGTCTAAAAAAGGATGGTTTCAAAATTGTTGCAGTGGAACAAACGAAGGACTCAGTAAGTTATAAGAATTTAAATCTTATCGATTTTTTGGATGGTGGTAAAAAAGTTGCCTTTATCTTTGGTAATGAAGTTGATGGGTTGCCAAAAAAGATTTTGAGTAAAGTCGATATTTGTGTGGAGCTACCAATGAAGGGGATGAAGGAGTCCTTAAATGTTTCAGTCACAGCCGGAATCGTGCTTTTTCAATACTTAGTCTAA
- the mutM gene encoding bifunctional DNA-formamidopyrimidine glycosylase/DNA-(apurinic or apyrimidinic site) lyase, producing MPELPEVQTTVNGINRKVKGFKIVSVWSIYNSSYYKSKQNIKDPDFFTEFKKRIIGTTIKSAERRAKNILINLSNDETILIHMKMTGHLMFGEYAAVGKKKDDPWVPVDKDNKSLNDPFNSHIRLVFSLESPSTSKTKTLKNNKHLVLSDTRKFAKVTVIKTDKIFHSPDLAHLGPEPLEEKFTFDDFKSCLLKKPNGKIKSVLLDQTIIAGIGNIYSDESLWLSNIHPESLVKKISTINLKKLFTSIQTVLRNGIDFGGDSMSDYRNIDGEKGSFQEKHNAYRKTNQKCSKKGCDGNIKRIVVGGRGTHYCDHHQIKYN from the coding sequence ATGCCAGAACTACCTGAGGTACAAACGACAGTTAATGGAATTAATCGAAAGGTTAAGGGATTTAAGATTGTGAGTGTATGGAGTATTTACAACAGTTCATACTATAAATCAAAACAAAACATAAAAGACCCAGATTTTTTTACTGAATTTAAAAAAAGAATAATAGGAACAACAATTAAGAGCGCAGAAAGACGGGCAAAAAATATTCTAATAAACTTAAGTAATGATGAAACGATATTAATACACATGAAAATGACTGGTCATTTAATGTTTGGTGAATATGCTGCGGTTGGAAAAAAGAAGGATGACCCTTGGGTACCTGTAGATAAAGACAACAAATCATTAAACGATCCTTTTAATTCACACATAAGACTTGTTTTTAGCCTTGAAAGCCCTAGTACAAGCAAAACGAAGACTTTAAAAAACAACAAGCATCTAGTTCTATCTGATACAAGAAAATTTGCCAAGGTAACTGTAATAAAAACAGATAAAATATTTCACTCCCCTGACTTGGCGCACCTAGGACCAGAACCACTAGAAGAAAAATTTACTTTCGATGATTTTAAGTCTTGCCTACTTAAAAAACCAAACGGTAAAATAAAAAGTGTTTTACTAGACCAAACAATTATCGCAGGAATAGGAAATATTTATTCAGATGAATCTCTATGGCTATCAAATATTCACCCAGAGAGCCTAGTCAAAAAAATAAGCACAATAAATCTCAAAAAATTATTTACCTCTATTCAAACAGTATTAAGAAACGGAATTGATTTTGGAGGAGATTCTATGTCAGACTACAGAAATATAGACGGAGAAAAAGGTTCGTTTCAAGAAAAGCACAATGCCTATAGAAAGACAAATCAAAAGTGCAGCAAAAAAGGCTGCGATGGCAATATTAAAAGAATAGTAGTAGGAGGAAGAGGTACACACTATTGTGACCATCATCAAATAAAATATAATTAG
- the ruvA gene encoding Holliday junction branch migration protein RuvA, which yields MIGYLKGEIFYKDSKFLIINTGNGLNGVGYKVYVTPDFIFEKEAESHVELWIHTVVKDDAIDLYGFKNKEALDFFNLLLSVSGIGPKSALNILGLANVQNLRQAITSQDSSYLTGIAGISKKIAEKIVLELKGKVLESDEEKDSTYYNKQGRSSELEALEALKALGYTQKEARDALDNISKEIKDTKDVGTILKATLKVLA from the coding sequence ATGATTGGATACCTAAAGGGAGAAATATTCTATAAAGATTCAAAGTTCCTTATAATAAATACAGGGAACGGCCTAAATGGTGTTGGTTATAAAGTTTATGTAACACCAGATTTTATATTTGAAAAGGAGGCGGAATCTCATGTAGAACTTTGGATTCATACTGTTGTAAAAGATGACGCTATAGATCTATATGGTTTTAAAAATAAAGAAGCTTTAGATTTCTTCAACCTTCTACTTAGTGTTTCTGGAATCGGACCAAAGTCAGCCTTAAACATTCTAGGTCTTGCAAATGTACAAAACTTAAGACAGGCTATCACCTCTCAAGATTCATCATACCTAACAGGCATTGCTGGTATAAGTAAAAAAATTGCTGAAAAAATTGTATTAGAACTTAAAGGTAAAGTTTTGGAAAGCGATGAGGAAAAAGACTCAACATACTACAACAAACAAGGCAGAAGCTCTGAACTTGAAGCACTTGAAGCACTTAAAGCGCTTGGTTACACACAAAAAGAAGCTCGTGACGCACTTGATAATATTTCAAAAGAAATCAAGGATACAAAGGATGTAGGAACAATACTGAAGGCTACATTAAAAGTTTTAGCCTAA